A genomic stretch from Methanomassiliicoccales archaeon includes:
- a CDS encoding methytransferase partner Trm112, translated as MKRGLLDILACPVCKHHPLELDVIEENEKEIIHGTLRCPKCQINYQIEDGIPNMIPPEKKL; from the coding sequence TTGAAGCGAGGACTTCTTGATATACTTGCGTGTCCAGTTTGCAAACATCATCCGCTCGAGCTCGATGTAATTGAAGAAAATGAAAAAGAGATCATTCATGGAACTCTGCGATGCCCGAAATGTCAGATAAACTATCAGATTGAAGACGGCATCCCGAACATGATTCCCCCAGAAAAGAAGTTATGA
- a CDS encoding pyridoxal phosphate-dependent aminotransferase, with protein sequence MVSQRVKRVAESGTVRISNIVSKLKQEGIDIISFSMGEPDFPTPENITNACIRALKENFTHYTPSAGIPELRKAVAEKSRKENGIPCDEKHVLITPSKQAIFLSMLAVLDDGDEVILPDPSWGTFEACVRIAGGIPRFLPLEAENDFRMSPDAMAELITDKTKMVLVNSPSNPCGAVQSLEDLRGIADLAKDHDLIVLADEVYEKIIFEGTHYSIASFDGMFDRTITINGFSKTYAMTGWRIGWLIAPTEIMKELNKLQTHSLTCATSFVQLAALEALKGPQDSVRKMVDEFRARRDIVWKLMNEIPSLSSPKPKGAFYAFPSYDFKMSSEELAAYLLEKAHVAVTPGSAFGPSGEGHIRLSFATSREAIIEGMKRIKEALEKL encoded by the coding sequence ATGGTTTCGCAACGCGTCAAACGCGTCGCCGAGTCCGGCACAGTGAGGATATCAAATATCGTGAGCAAGCTCAAACAGGAAGGCATCGACATTATTTCATTTTCGATGGGGGAACCTGACTTTCCAACGCCTGAAAATATCACCAACGCATGCATCAGGGCGCTCAAAGAAAATTTTACGCATTACACGCCGTCTGCTGGAATTCCCGAATTAAGGAAAGCAGTCGCTGAGAAAAGCAGGAAAGAAAATGGGATCCCTTGCGATGAGAAGCATGTTTTGATCACACCATCGAAGCAGGCGATCTTTTTGAGCATGCTGGCTGTTCTCGATGACGGAGACGAGGTTATTCTTCCTGATCCATCCTGGGGGACATTCGAGGCCTGTGTCCGGATCGCCGGCGGAATTCCAAGATTTCTGCCTCTTGAGGCGGAAAACGATTTCCGAATGTCTCCAGATGCAATGGCAGAACTCATCACGGACAAGACAAAAATGGTTCTTGTCAATTCTCCATCGAATCCCTGTGGCGCCGTGCAGAGCTTGGAAGATCTCAGGGGGATCGCCGATTTAGCGAAGGACCACGATTTGATTGTGCTGGCGGATGAGGTCTACGAGAAGATCATATTTGAAGGCACACACTACTCAATCGCATCGTTCGATGGTATGTTCGATCGCACGATCACGATCAACGGTTTCTCGAAGACCTATGCAATGACGGGCTGGCGCATTGGATGGCTGATTGCACCGACTGAGATCATGAAGGAGCTCAATAAATTGCAAACTCACTCCTTGACATGTGCAACTTCATTCGTTCAACTGGCGGCGCTCGAGGCGTTGAAGGGGCCACAAGATTCTGTCAGGAAGATGGTGGATGAGTTCAGGGCAAGAAGAGATATTGTCTGGAAGTTAATGAACGAAATCCCCTCACTGAGCTCGCCGAAGCCTAAGGGAGCTTTCTATGCATTTCCATCTTATGACTTCAAGATGTCATCCGAGGAACTGGCGGCGTACCTCCTAGAAAAGGCGCATGTGGCTGTTACGCCTGGGTCTGCGTTTGGACCATCGGGTGAGGGACATATCAGATTATCATTCGCAACGAGCAGGGAAGCAATCATCGAGGGAATGAAAAGAATCAAAGAAGCACTGGAAAAGCTCTGA